One genomic segment of Hypanus sabinus isolate sHypSab1 unplaced genomic scaffold, sHypSab1.hap1 scaffold_1266, whole genome shotgun sequence includes these proteins:
- the LOC132386715 gene encoding cystatin-B-like produces the protein MAPVWTKEQPATTEVHKVADEVKSDAESHIHALEQIFVAKTYREQDQTIMLGKLLLIKVDIGNPNNFVHMEVFVPSNKLPVLVAIQENFSNCAPLEPLV, from the exons atggcacCAGTGTGGACAAAAGAACAGCCGGCCACGACAGAGGTCCATAAGGTCGCAGATGAG GTGAAATCCGACGCGGAGAGTCACATCCACGCCTTAGAGCAGATATTCGTCGCGAAAACGTACCGTGAGCAGGACCAGACCATCATGCTGGGGAAACTTCTGCTGATCAAG GTCGATATTGGAAACCCCAACAACTTCGTCCACATGGAGGTGTTCGTTCCCAGTAACAAGCTGCCAGTTCTGGTGGCGATCCAGGAAAACTTCAGTAACTGCGCTCCGCTGGAACCCTTGGTCTGA